The proteins below come from a single Cylindrospermopsis raciborskii Cr2010 genomic window:
- a CDS encoding precorrin-8X methylmutase gives MYNYIRDAGEIYKKSFDIIRSEAQLDSLPEDVAKIAVRLIHACGMTDIVKDLAYSLDAVNLGKNALAAGAPILCDCQMVAQGITKKRLPTTNAIICSLNDPEVPTIAKRLGNTRSAAALELWRFHLDGAVVAIGNAPTALFRLLEMLDEGVPRPALILGFPVGFVGAAESKAALAENSRGVPFLTLHGRRGGSAIAASAINALACEEET, from the coding sequence ATGTATAATTATATACGAGATGCTGGAGAAATATACAAAAAATCTTTTGACATTATCCGCTCGGAAGCACAATTAGATAGTCTCCCGGAGGATGTAGCAAAGATAGCTGTGCGTTTAATTCATGCCTGTGGCATGACGGATATAGTAAAAGACTTAGCATACTCACTAGATGCTGTAAATTTAGGCAAAAACGCTTTGGCTGCGGGTGCACCCATTTTATGTGATTGTCAGATGGTTGCACAGGGAATCACTAAAAAAAGATTACCTACTACGAATGCTATTATTTGTTCTTTGAATGATCCAGAAGTGCCCACAATAGCTAAACGGTTAGGCAATACCCGTTCAGCAGCAGCTCTGGAACTATGGCGATTTCATCTTGATGGTGCGGTTGTGGCTATTGGTAATGCTCCTACGGCATTATTTAGATTGCTAGAAATGTTGGATGAAGGAGTGCCACGTCCAGCTCTGATTCTAGGCTTTCCTGTGGGTTTTGTGGGCGCTGCTGAATCTAAGGCCGCCCTGGCGGAGAACAGTCGTGGTGTGCCATTTTTAACTTTACATGGTAGACGGGGTGGAAGTGCGATCGCCGCTTCTGCTATTAATGCGCTAGCATGCGAGGAAGAAACATGA
- a CDS encoding glycerol-3-phosphate acyltransferase: MSQLWGLLVILITCPLLGAMPIIAWITQIIQGRRLEQVGTGNLSVAAAFYHGGRVVGVLAVLSEALKGIAAVLITRIFFPQGSFWELIALIALVIGRYTFTRGAGTTNVAWGFLLHDPLIAGCVTLSAAIGFLLLRSRQVIQFGVLILFPVLVAFLHGQDLSKIIAAFTLAGLMGWIYQQIPDDLELPPQGAQLPVKPIMEYLSGSKPNIITLDDVLDPEVFGAKSATLSQVKRRGYSVPKGWVLAPFDDPGQLINFLQPSPLSPLVVRSSAIGEDSQQASAAGQYTTVLNVTSKQGLSLAIAEVKRSYNSENAVKYRQDLGVKDVGMAVLIQPQIQSVYSGVAFSRDPISQQGDAVVIEAVVGTPEQVVSGKVTPEQYRLFVLGEDKLSTVQFEGEGKIPQSLIKQVAYLARRVEDNYYGIPQDIEWSYDGQTLWVLQARPITTLVPIWTRKIAAEVIPGVIRPLTWSINLPLTCGVWGKLFTIVLGESASGLDFTKMATLHYSRAYFNASLLGEVFLAMGLPPESLEFLTRGGKISRPPLASTFKNLPGLLKLLQREIALEKQFKLDYSRLFLPGMTQLANESLGELSPSQLLNRVDQILDLLEKVTYYSILSPLSAAIRQKLFRVKDEEIDHSNAPEISSLHSLQRLAIAAKDLLPDLEPQRVFDQLAQTTSGQGIVEEFQEVLEEYGYLSQVATDIAVPRWKEQPDLFRQMFIQILETHEVISNQGSTKRQEGNVQNRVNLKGIVTEVYSRLLAELRWTFLALEKTWLASHLLTAPGDIFYLNLGEIRRLVVDVDPQLTEQLVKLLASRRSQFGQDGEISQIPAVVYGNNPPYPMTKTKPVNVSDRVLVGIPASRGQAIGKVKIVRNFQEAGEINKQTILVVPYTDSGWATILVRAGGVIAETGGKLSHGAIVAREYGIPAVMDIHGATDLLRDGQKVRIDGSRGTVEMGRLPELESN; this comes from the coding sequence ATGTCTCAGCTTTGGGGTTTATTAGTTATTTTAATTACTTGTCCACTCTTGGGCGCAATGCCAATAATTGCTTGGATAACCCAAATCATCCAGGGTAGGCGATTAGAACAGGTGGGTACTGGTAATCTTAGTGTGGCAGCAGCATTTTATCACGGAGGAAGAGTAGTAGGTGTTTTAGCAGTGCTCTCGGAAGCTTTGAAGGGAATTGCTGCTGTGTTAATTACTCGCATCTTCTTCCCCCAAGGGTCCTTCTGGGAATTAATTGCTCTCATTGCCTTAGTCATAGGTAGATACACTTTCACCAGGGGTGCAGGAACTACCAATGTGGCCTGGGGATTTTTGCTCCATGACCCATTAATAGCAGGATGTGTCACTTTGTCAGCAGCTATTGGCTTTCTCCTTCTCCGTTCTAGACAGGTAATCCAATTTGGGGTGCTGATTTTATTTCCTGTGCTGGTGGCCTTCCTCCATGGTCAAGACCTCAGTAAAATTATTGCCGCCTTTACTTTGGCTGGTTTAATGGGGTGGATTTATCAACAAATCCCTGATGACCTGGAATTACCACCCCAGGGAGCACAGCTGCCAGTTAAACCAATAATGGAATATTTAAGTGGTAGTAAACCAAATATTATTACCTTAGATGATGTGTTAGATCCGGAGGTATTTGGTGCTAAATCCGCTACATTATCACAGGTTAAGCGCCGGGGTTACTCCGTACCTAAAGGTTGGGTTTTAGCTCCTTTTGACGATCCTGGCCAGTTGATTAATTTCCTCCAACCATCTCCATTGTCACCCCTGGTAGTTCGCTCTTCTGCTATTGGTGAGGACTCCCAACAGGCATCCGCAGCTGGACAATATACAACAGTGTTAAATGTTACTAGCAAGCAAGGTTTAAGTCTGGCGATCGCAGAGGTTAAGAGATCCTACAATAGTGAGAATGCGGTAAAGTATAGACAGGACTTAGGGGTAAAGGATGTGGGCATGGCTGTACTAATCCAACCTCAGATACAAAGTGTTTATTCGGGGGTAGCATTTAGTCGTGATCCCATTTCTCAACAGGGGGATGCAGTAGTAATTGAGGCTGTGGTAGGAACTCCAGAGCAAGTAGTTTCTGGGAAGGTAACACCCGAACAATATCGTCTGTTTGTGTTGGGGGAAGATAAATTATCTACGGTGCAATTTGAGGGAGAGGGAAAAATTCCTCAGTCATTAATCAAACAAGTAGCCTATCTGGCCAGAAGGGTAGAAGACAATTATTATGGCATTCCCCAGGATATAGAGTGGAGTTACGATGGGCAAACCCTGTGGGTCTTGCAAGCTCGACCAATTACTACTCTAGTGCCCATCTGGACAAGAAAAATAGCGGCTGAGGTGATTCCCGGTGTGATTCGTCCCCTAACTTGGTCGATTAATTTACCTTTAACCTGTGGAGTATGGGGAAAACTATTTACTATAGTTTTAGGAGAGAGTGCTTCTGGTCTAGACTTTACTAAAATGGCTACGCTTCACTACTCCAGAGCCTACTTTAATGCTTCCTTGTTGGGTGAGGTGTTCCTGGCCATGGGGTTACCGCCAGAAAGTTTAGAGTTTTTAACCAGGGGTGGGAAAATAAGTCGTCCCCCCCTAGCTTCGACTTTCAAGAACTTACCGGGATTACTCAAACTATTGCAACGGGAAATTGCTTTAGAAAAGCAGTTCAAATTGGATTACTCCCGACTCTTTCTTCCCGGAATGACACAATTGGCTAATGAGTCTTTGGGGGAATTATCACCATCTCAACTCTTGAACAGGGTGGACCAAATTCTGGATTTATTGGAAAAGGTTACCTACTATAGTATTTTATCCCCTTTAAGTGCTGCTATCCGCCAGAAATTATTCCGTGTCAAAGATGAAGAAATTGATCACAGTAATGCTCCTGAAATATCATCATTGCACTCTTTACAACGTCTAGCCATAGCAGCAAAAGATCTATTGCCTGATTTAGAACCTCAAAGAGTTTTTGACCAATTGGCACAAACCACTTCAGGTCAAGGGATTGTAGAAGAATTCCAGGAGGTTTTAGAAGAGTATGGTTATTTAAGTCAAGTAGCAACTGATATTGCTGTGCCTAGGTGGAAGGAACAACCGGACTTGTTTAGGCAGATGTTCATACAGATCCTAGAAACCCATGAAGTTATCAGTAACCAGGGATCCACAAAACGCCAGGAGGGCAATGTTCAAAATCGTGTCAACTTAAAAGGAATAGTTACGGAAGTTTATTCTCGACTTCTGGCCGAATTACGCTGGACATTCTTGGCTTTAGAAAAGACCTGGTTAGCATCTCATCTATTAACAGCACCGGGAGACATTTTCTATTTAAACCTAGGTGAGATTAGACGTTTAGTTGTTGATGTAGATCCGCAATTGACAGAACAATTAGTAAAATTGTTAGCCAGCAGGCGATCGCAGTTTGGGCAAGATGGTGAAATCAGCCAAATTCCGGCGGTGGTTTATGGCAACAATCCACCCTATCCAATGACTAAAACTAAACCAGTGAATGTTTCTGACCGAGTTTTAGTAGGAATTCCAGCCAGTCGGGGACAAGCCATAGGAAAAGTGAAGATAGTGCGCAATTTTCAGGAAGCAGGGGAAATTAATAAACAGACAATTCTAGTGGTACCCTACACAGATTCTGGGTGGGCCACCATTTTAGTTCGTGCTGGTGGGGTGATTGCTGAAACTGGTGGCAAACTTTCCCATGGTGCAATTGTGGCCAGGGAATATGGCATTCCTGCGGTCATGGATATACATGGAGCTACTGATTTATTACGAGATGGTCAAAAAGTACGCATTGATGGATCCCGGGGAACAGTAGAAATGGGGAGACTTCCTGAGTTGGAATCTAATTAA
- the cobJ gene encoding precorrin-3B C(17)-methyltransferase, translated as MNGLEKNKTKPVVIILSQNSLIVAKQIVGVIPGAKIYGLANRTCDVDVSFTDFGHTLGQLFVTGTPIIGICAAGILIRTLAPLITNKNQEPPLLAVAEDGSAVVPLLGGLTGVNELARQIGAGLNIKPAITTTGDLRFRTALLSPPRGYYLVNPDNGKKFIADLLAGAKVKLQGIAPWLSGSNLPIDDRGELTIQVTEKNLIPPSNCLVYHPQTVAVVLSALHSQTLNHIHELLAKSEISPHALAVIIAPLTLANNSILQDISETFSLPVRFLNTNQIRELTDKGCSFHEAVVGASMIINNAYHTYFHSPFSPITLSIAHEIISPETIGQPRGKLAIIGTGPGGIQWMSPQVQEILHNATDLVGYKTYINLIGSLADGKNIHESDNREEESRAKKALDLAAQGRYVAVVSSGDPGIYAMATAVFDVLSQYDQPEWQTIDIQVAPGISAMQATAAAVGAPLGHDFCVISLSDILKPWEIIARRITNAAQGDFVIAFYNPISQTRTWQLTAARDILLKYRKPHTPVILGRNIGRPGEILKVISLQDLEPTDADMRTLIIVGSSHTKKIESPLEKIWVYTSRRYSV; from the coding sequence ATGAATGGATTGGAAAAAAACAAAACAAAACCGGTGGTTATAATTCTCAGTCAGAATAGTCTCATAGTGGCAAAACAAATTGTTGGTGTTATACCGGGTGCCAAAATATATGGTTTAGCCAATCGTACCTGTGATGTGGATGTGAGCTTTACTGATTTTGGACATACCCTGGGACAATTATTTGTGACGGGAACCCCCATAATTGGTATATGTGCTGCTGGTATTTTAATTAGAACACTCGCACCATTAATTACTAATAAAAATCAAGAACCACCTCTATTAGCTGTAGCAGAAGATGGTAGTGCTGTTGTTCCTCTCTTGGGTGGACTAACTGGAGTAAATGAGTTAGCACGGCAAATAGGAGCCGGTTTAAATATAAAACCTGCCATTACAACTACGGGAGATTTAAGATTTCGCACCGCTTTATTATCTCCACCCAGGGGTTATTATTTAGTTAATCCAGACAACGGAAAAAAATTTATAGCTGATTTATTAGCAGGAGCAAAAGTTAAATTACAGGGTATAGCTCCTTGGTTGAGTGGGAGTAATTTGCCCATTGATGACAGGGGAGAATTAACTATTCAAGTTACGGAAAAAAACCTAATTCCCCCATCTAATTGTTTAGTTTATCATCCCCAAACAGTGGCAGTTGTTTTATCAGCGCTTCATTCACAAACACTCAACCACATTCATGAATTATTGGCAAAATCAGAAATTTCCCCTCACGCATTAGCAGTGATAATTGCTCCTCTTACTTTAGCTAATAACTCTATTTTGCAGGATATTAGTGAAACTTTTTCCTTACCGGTGAGATTTCTGAACACAAATCAGATCCGGGAACTAACTGATAAAGGATGCAGTTTTCATGAGGCGGTGGTTGGTGCTAGTATGATCATAAATAATGCCTATCATACATACTTTCATTCACCATTTTCTCCAATTACCCTCAGCATTGCTCACGAAATTATTTCCCCAGAAACTATTGGACAACCAAGAGGAAAACTGGCCATCATCGGTACAGGTCCTGGGGGAATACAATGGATGTCCCCCCAAGTGCAGGAAATTCTCCACAATGCTACTGATTTAGTAGGCTATAAAACTTATATCAATCTCATTGGTTCCTTAGCTGATGGTAAAAACATACATGAATCAGACAACCGAGAAGAAGAATCCCGCGCCAAAAAAGCCCTAGATTTAGCAGCTCAAGGACGATATGTGGCAGTGGTTTCTTCAGGAGATCCAGGTATTTATGCCATGGCTACAGCAGTTTTTGATGTGCTGAGCCAATATGACCAACCAGAATGGCAAACAATTGATATTCAAGTTGCTCCAGGTATTTCTGCTATGCAGGCCACTGCTGCTGCGGTTGGCGCCCCCCTAGGTCATGATTTTTGTGTAATTTCTCTCTCGGATATTTTAAAGCCTTGGGAAATCATAGCTAGGCGAATTACTAATGCTGCTCAGGGGGATTTTGTCATCGCATTTTATAATCCAATTTCCCAAACCAGAACTTGGCAATTGACAGCAGCTAGGGATATATTATTAAAATATAGGAAACCCCATACTCCTGTAATATTAGGACGTAATATTGGTAGACCAGGAGAAATTTTAAAAGTCATAAGTTTACAAGACTTAGAACCTACGGATGCGGATATGCGAACTTTAATTATTGTTGGCTCTTCCCATACTAAAAAAATAGAGTCTCCCCTGGAGAAAATCTGGGTTTACACATCAAGGCGCTACTCAGTATAG
- a CDS encoding zinc-dependent dehydrogenase, protein MKAQVFRGVNQLSYEEVPVPHLAPEEVLVQVRVVGLCQSDIKKIRYPLYEPPRIFGHETAGTIAAVGSQVNGWQVGDRVAVMHHIPCMRCAYCLNENFSVCDVYKNISTTAGFNPSGGGFAEYVKVPGHIVENGGLIPIPDHISFEEASFVEPTNCCLKAVKKAQIAPGQTVLITGAGPIGLMFIMLVQYFGARAIATDLLPSRIEKAMEIGAEAAFDARDPDLAKKVQDLTGGIGADVALLAVPSDKAFFQALNSTRKGGKILFFAEFPDEVEIPINPNILYRREIDLIGSYSSSYRLQSLAADIVFRRRINVQALISDRYPLENLHQAVEQAIAPTAETYKILIYP, encoded by the coding sequence ATGAAAGCACAAGTATTTAGAGGCGTAAATCAGTTATCCTATGAGGAAGTTCCAGTTCCTCATTTAGCACCAGAGGAAGTATTAGTGCAAGTAAGAGTGGTGGGTTTATGTCAATCGGATATTAAAAAGATCCGTTATCCTCTGTATGAACCCCCACGGATTTTTGGACACGAAACCGCTGGCACTATTGCTGCAGTGGGTTCTCAGGTCAACGGTTGGCAAGTGGGAGACCGGGTAGCAGTGATGCATCATATACCCTGTATGCGCTGCGCCTATTGCCTGAATGAAAATTTTTCTGTATGCGATGTCTATAAAAATATTTCTACCACAGCAGGTTTTAACCCCAGTGGAGGGGGTTTTGCCGAATATGTGAAGGTGCCAGGTCATATTGTGGAAAACGGGGGTTTAATCCCCATTCCCGACCATATTAGTTTTGAAGAAGCCAGTTTTGTAGAACCTACTAATTGCTGTCTAAAAGCTGTAAAAAAAGCTCAAATAGCACCAGGACAAACAGTGTTAATTACTGGAGCAGGTCCCATTGGGTTAATGTTTATTATGTTGGTGCAATATTTTGGTGCTAGGGCGATCGCCACGGATCTCTTACCATCCAGAATTGAAAAAGCTATGGAGATAGGAGCAGAAGCAGCATTTGATGCTCGTGATCCAGACTTGGCTAAAAAAGTCCAAGACTTGACGGGAGGAATAGGTGCCGATGTGGCATTGTTGGCAGTTCCCAGTGACAAGGCTTTTTTTCAAGCCTTGAACAGTACCCGCAAGGGTGGGAAAATACTCTTTTTTGCCGAATTCCCTGACGAGGTGGAAATACCCATTAACCCCAATATTCTCTATCGTCGAGAAATAGACTTAATAGGAAGTTATAGTTCATCCTATAGGTTACAAAGCCTCGCAGCAGATATAGTTTTTCGTCGCCGCATTAATGTTCAGGCATTAATTAGCGATCGCTATCCTTTAGAAAACTTACATCAAGCAGTAGAGCAGGCGATCGCACCCACAGCAGAAACCTATAAGATCTTAATTTACCCATGA
- a CDS encoding LabA-like NYN domain-containing protein, with translation MVLPMSRLSIFVDGNNMFYAQQKNGWFFDPRRVLEYFKNEQPETTLINAFWYTGLKDPQDQRGFRDALISLGYTVRTKILKEYYDDVSGRYSQKANLDIEIVVDMFNTVDQYDRVVLFSGDGDFERAIELLRSKNTHITVVSTEGMIARELRNATDRYIDLNDIRDQIEKTEA, from the coding sequence ATGGTTTTGCCCATGAGTCGTCTGTCTATTTTCGTAGACGGAAATAATATGTTCTATGCTCAACAAAAAAATGGCTGGTTTTTTGACCCGCGACGAGTGTTAGAATATTTTAAGAACGAACAACCTGAAACAACATTAATCAATGCTTTTTGGTACACTGGTTTAAAAGATCCTCAAGACCAACGTGGTTTCCGGGATGCACTTATTAGTCTGGGATATACGGTACGCACGAAAATCCTCAAGGAATACTATGATGATGTTTCTGGCCGTTATTCACAAAAAGCAAATTTGGATATTGAAATTGTTGTGGATATGTTCAATACCGTCGATCAGTATGACCGAGTAGTTTTATTTAGTGGAGATGGTGACTTTGAAAGGGCAATTGAGCTGTTACGCTCTAAAAATACCCATATTACCGTTGTGTCGACAGAGGGCATGATTGCCCGAGAGTTACGTAATGCTACTGATAGATATATAGACCTGAACGATATTAGAGATCAAATAGAAAAAACCGAAGCTTAG
- a CDS encoding inorganic phosphate transporter codes for MIIASLLSFYLAFNLGANDIANAMGTSVGSKAVTLKQAMIIAGVLEFAGAVLFGRGVTETLGTKIAHPELFITTPRTLLLGMMAVLISSGLWLQLATALSLPVSSSHAVVGAIAGFTWVATGVDNIDWQAIRTITLIWVLTPIVSASIAGIFYSIIQNYILSPTNSQQRLQEWIPWLSVIVLSVFGAIVLVPLAEPITRFFDQQVGLQIPPHSIAIFTIVLGIIVLTIYSWKQVENTTGQISASPIHNLIEGLFANFQLLSACFVAFAHGANDIGNAIAPLAVISYIDQTQKVPIHGITVPGWVIILGGVGIVSGLGIWGRKVITTIGQHIIPLQPSAGFCAELATATTVLLASRLGLPVSTSHGIIGSIIGVGLVQSPRLINFSTIRGITAAWLITVPISAFISALIFIIIRIV; via the coding sequence TTGATTATTGCCAGCTTGTTATCATTCTATCTTGCATTTAACCTGGGTGCTAATGATATAGCTAATGCCATGGGAACATCCGTAGGGTCAAAAGCAGTTACACTCAAACAGGCCATGATCATAGCGGGGGTTTTAGAATTTGCGGGTGCTGTATTATTTGGGAGAGGTGTGACAGAAACCCTGGGGACGAAAATTGCCCATCCGGAATTGTTTATCACCACACCCAGAACCCTGTTGTTAGGGATGATGGCAGTGCTTATATCATCAGGATTATGGCTCCAACTAGCCACAGCCCTATCTTTACCTGTATCATCATCCCATGCGGTAGTTGGTGCTATTGCCGGCTTTACCTGGGTAGCAACGGGTGTAGACAATATAGACTGGCAAGCCATAAGAACCATAACCCTGATTTGGGTATTGACACCTATAGTGAGTGCCAGTATAGCTGGTATTTTTTACAGTATCATCCAGAATTACATATTATCCCCAACCAACTCCCAGCAAAGATTACAGGAATGGATTCCCTGGCTAAGTGTGATTGTTCTGAGTGTATTTGGAGCCATAGTGTTGGTTCCCTTAGCGGAACCAATAACCAGGTTTTTCGATCAACAAGTGGGCTTACAGATCCCTCCACACAGTATTGCCATTTTTACTATTGTACTTGGCATTATTGTTCTGACAATATATAGTTGGAAACAGGTGGAAAACACCACCGGGCAAATTTCAGCATCCCCCATCCACAACTTGATAGAAGGATTATTTGCCAATTTTCAACTTTTAAGTGCTTGCTTTGTTGCTTTTGCCCATGGTGCTAACGACATTGGCAATGCAATTGCTCCTTTGGCAGTAATTTCCTACATTGACCAAACCCAGAAAGTTCCCATTCATGGAATCACCGTTCCTGGGTGGGTAATAATTTTAGGAGGTGTAGGAATAGTCAGCGGATTAGGGATTTGGGGTAGAAAAGTGATCACCACCATTGGTCAACATATTATCCCTCTGCAACCAAGTGCAGGATTTTGCGCTGAATTAGCCACTGCTACCACTGTTTTGTTAGCATCTCGCCTAGGTTTACCCGTATCCACATCCCATGGGATCATAGGTAGTATAATAGGAGTTGGATTAGTCCAAAGCCCTCGTTTAATTAACTTTTCCACCATTCGAGGAATCACCGCAGCTTGGCTAATTACAGTTCCCATTAGTGCCTTTATCAGTGCTCTAATCTTCATTATTATCCGGATTGTCTGA
- a CDS encoding 2-isopropylmalate synthase — translation MNNQADRIIIFDTTLRDGEQCPGATLNIEEKLVIAKQLSRLGVDVIEAGFAFASPGDFAAVSKIAETVGLPEGPIICSLARAKQDDIKTAAAAIKPAAKGRIHTFLATSDIHLQYKLKKTRPEVVSIARDMVAYAKSFTNDVEFSPEDAGRSDPEFLYEVLTEVIAAGATTVNIPDTVGYTTPGEFGNLIRGIKENVPNINQAIISVHGHNDLGLAVANFLEAVKNGARQLECTINGIGERAGNAALEELVMGLHVRRQYFNPFFGRPADSEAPLTNIDTRQIYKTSRLVSNLTGMLVQPNKAIVGANAFAHESGIHQDGVLKNKLTYEIMDAQSIGLTDNQIVLGKHSGRNAFRSRLKELGFELSENDLNRAFIRFKDVADKKKEISDWDLEAIVNDEIKQVPDLFKIELVQVSCGSNARPTATVTLRTPDGQELTDAAIGTGPVDAVYRAINRVVNVPNDLIEFSVQSVTAGIDALGEVTIRLRYESRVFSGHAANTDIIVASAQAYVNALNRLYAAINQKTTQEVTA, via the coding sequence ATGAACAATCAAGCAGATAGAATTATCATCTTTGATACCACACTGCGAGATGGAGAGCAGTGTCCAGGAGCTACCTTAAACATTGAAGAAAAGCTGGTTATAGCCAAACAGTTGTCACGTTTAGGGGTAGATGTGATTGAAGCTGGTTTTGCTTTTGCCAGTCCGGGTGATTTTGCCGCAGTGAGCAAAATTGCTGAGACTGTAGGTTTGCCAGAGGGTCCGATTATTTGTAGTTTGGCTAGAGCTAAACAGGATGATATTAAAACAGCAGCTGCGGCTATTAAACCAGCAGCTAAGGGTCGAATCCATACTTTTCTCGCTACTTCTGATATCCACCTACAGTACAAGCTGAAGAAGACTCGCCCAGAAGTTGTATCTATAGCTCGAGACATGGTAGCATACGCCAAGAGCTTCACTAATGATGTGGAGTTCTCCCCCGAGGATGCTGGTAGATCGGATCCAGAATTTTTGTATGAGGTTTTAACTGAGGTGATAGCTGCTGGTGCAACCACGGTTAATATTCCTGATACGGTGGGTTATACCACCCCCGGAGAGTTTGGCAATTTGATTAGGGGGATTAAGGAAAATGTTCCCAATATAAACCAAGCTATCATTTCTGTACACGGACATAATGACCTGGGTCTGGCGGTTGCTAACTTCTTAGAAGCAGTAAAGAATGGTGCTAGACAGCTGGAATGTACTATTAATGGTATTGGCGAAAGAGCTGGTAATGCTGCTCTAGAAGAATTGGTCATGGGTCTTCATGTCAGACGACAATACTTTAATCCGTTCTTTGGTAGACCAGCTGATTCGGAAGCACCTTTAACCAATATTGACACCAGACAAATTTATAAGACTTCTCGATTGGTTTCCAATTTAACGGGAATGTTGGTACAACCCAACAAAGCCATAGTGGGTGCTAATGCTTTTGCTCATGAATCTGGTATTCACCAAGATGGGGTACTCAAGAATAAACTCACTTATGAGATTATGGATGCCCAATCGATTGGATTAACTGACAACCAAATAGTATTGGGTAAACATTCGGGCAGGAATGCTTTTAGATCCCGATTAAAAGAGTTGGGCTTTGAATTGTCGGAAAATGATCTCAATAGGGCATTTATTCGTTTTAAGGATGTAGCAGACAAAAAGAAGGAAATCTCAGATTGGGATTTGGAAGCTATTGTTAATGATGAAATTAAACAAGTTCCCGATTTGTTTAAAATTGAGTTGGTGCAGGTTTCCTGTGGTAGCAATGCTAGACCCACTGCTACCGTAACTCTTCGCACTCCAGATGGTCAAGAACTGACTGATGCGGCCATAGGTACAGGGCCAGTAGACGCGGTTTATAGGGCTATCAATCGAGTGGTGAATGTGCCTAATGATCTGATAGAATTTTCTGTACAATCCGTGACAGCTGGAATTGATGCTTTGGGAGAGGTAACCATTCGTCTGCGTTACGAGTCCCGCGTGTTTTCCGGTCATGCAGCTAATACAGATATAATTGTAGCTTCTGCTCAGGCTTATGTGAATGCTTTAAATAGGCTATATGCAGCTATAAATCAAAAAACAACTCAAGAGGTTACGGCTTAA
- a CDS encoding precorrin-2 C(20)-methyltransferase, whose amino-acid sequence MNLKGRLYGVGVGPGDPELLTLKALRLIRSASVIAYQSAIDRESIARKIVSPYLPGNQIEVLYHLPRALEPEKAKDIYDREVEPIGSHLAAGRDVVVLCEGDPFFYGSFMYIFTRLSDKYQTEVVPGISSLMACPISLGVPFTYYNDILKVLPGTLPREMLISQLLSADAVAIMKIGRHFVKIRDVLHQLGLSSRAKYIERATTTQQRIVPLDEVDPEEVPYFSMIVIPTKQRL is encoded by the coding sequence ATGAATTTAAAAGGTCGTTTGTATGGAGTAGGTGTTGGTCCTGGAGATCCGGAACTGTTAACATTAAAAGCATTGCGTTTAATACGTTCTGCTTCTGTTATTGCCTATCAGTCAGCTATAGATCGAGAAAGTATTGCTAGAAAAATTGTCTCTCCCTACTTACCTGGGAATCAAATAGAGGTTTTATATCATCTTCCCCGCGCTCTGGAACCGGAAAAGGCTAAAGATATCTATGATCGCGAGGTTGAACCTATTGGGTCACATTTGGCAGCTGGTCGGGATGTGGTGGTATTATGCGAAGGAGATCCGTTTTTTTATGGATCTTTTATGTATATATTTACTCGACTTTCAGATAAGTATCAGACGGAGGTGGTGCCCGGGATTTCTTCTTTAATGGCTTGTCCGATTTCTTTGGGTGTACCTTTTACTTATTATAATGATATTTTGAAGGTTTTACCGGGTACGCTGCCTAGAGAAATGTTAATTAGTCAACTTCTTTCCGCTGATGCTGTTGCTATTATGAAGATCGGTCGTCATTTTGTCAAAATCCGGGATGTGCTGCATCAATTAGGACTAAGTTCCCGAGCAAAGTATATTGAACGCGCAACTACTACACAACAGAGAATTGTGCCACTGGATGAGGTAGACCCTGAAGAAGTACCTTATTTTTCCATGATTGTCATACCTACTAAACAAAGACTGTAG